The genomic stretch GCTGCTCTTTCCCTCCTGTCAGTGAGCTCCCTGTGAACTGCAGACGATGAAGAACACAGGAAAGTGTCACACAGTgtcagaaaatggtgaaaattcacaatttcacaGAGCCTAAGTTGAAATTCTTCCACTATTTGCTAATCCTAATGAATTGAAAActgtataaagaaaatatatagtGTGTTTACActgataaatatgtttttgtaaatataaacccTGAATTTGATTTAAGTCCCAACATTTTTTGGAATAGCGGTTGTATTAAAATACTTGTTCTGTGTAACCACCAGTCATTTACTTTCatagaaaactttaaaaatcaaaaatatttacatCTGAGGATGGATCAAAAGCAACTGAATTTTCCTTTGAAAAAGGCCTTCCACTGGATTGATCTGTTATCAAATAAGTTGCTGATGAATGTTCTGTTGATCGACTCGTCTACTAAATCATCCCAGATTTACTCTggacttttaattactgtattcaaaaaataaaaatcggAGCACATTGACTACTAAGAAAATACAAGTATTACATTTCTAAGCAGtagcattaaataaaaaattttaaaagtatTCACTTGTGATGCATGTTCACACACTTTTTGATTTTGCGTTACATTATTTATCTGCCTGCTGCTTTACTGACCAATGATCTCTTGGCATCAGGCAAGAATTGCCCGAACTCAGCCAGCAGGTCCTCTTGCCCCTTGAAAAGGCTGGCAACTTTCGAAAACACCTCGTCTTCTGTCATCCCGCTGCTGCCTCGGCTGCCCCGACTCTCCTTCACCTCCAGCTGCTCCTTCTGAGGGGTTGAATGAGGAAAATGGTGATCAGAGGTGAGGAATCACACTTGATTTAAAAAGTTTCAATTCTTTGGCCTGGCTACAAAAATGTAGTCATCGTCTTCGTGCAGGAGATACAAACTGTCCTCCAAGGAACAGGCTGATGCAGTAATTTGATACCGTACAAAAACATCTTAACTATAACCTTTACTTGCTCGATAAATTCTTATTTAAAATACCATGATGAAGCTATTTAGAAAGGCCTCAGGTTCTCACTAGACTTACAGTACTGAGAGACCTctaaaacagaaaagtctttgaGGCAGAACAGGTGGAATGAAAGAAACACTACACAGTGACTGGGAAAAAACTGCCTATATTATATCATAGTATGCCTCCAAAAAAAGCAACTTAAATCACCCCCTTTTATCTCCACAGTACCTGATATGTGTGAAGAATCTCTAGGAAGGCTCTGTAGATCTCTGGGTGATCCAGGAAAcggtttttaatcttgtttacATAGCTGATGGCACTGTCAAACTCTACGGGGCTCGTCTCTGAGGCAGGTGGGGAAACGGTCGAGGTGGTCGCCTGATTCTGGCTCTCTCTGCTCGTCAGGGGAAGAGAAAGCCTGCTGGGAGGCTCTGGGGGTCCTGCTGTGGTTGAGGAGGATAGGGACTCTGAGGGGGCTGCTTTGACCTCACTGGTCTGGGCAGGTCCAGCTTCGATGTTGGCGGCAGAGGCACTACCTGAGGTTGCGGTCACTGCAGAGGTGGTTACACTCTTCCCCTGCTGTCCTGGGGAAACCTGGGCAGATGAAGAAGGAAGAAGTTGAGTGGCGTGTTGAGAGGTGCATTAAGGTAACTAAAATTGTTTGGTTAAAACACGATTTGGGGAATGCCCAGGTGGTGGTTAAGCAATgttaatgctgaaaaaaaaaatatcactccCACGTTCACTCATTCACTCCTCCCTATGTAAATTGCACCAAGTCAAATTCTTTGAGGTGAAACAGGATGGAAATTAGGgaaaactaaactcaaaactattttatgAACAGTAAACTTTCACATCTATAAATAATGTGGCCCATTGCAAAGTGTGATTGTTACCAGAGAGGAGTAAACACTACTTTTTCAATTGCATTAACATATTTTTAGGGAACTACAGTACTGTGCAAGAGTCAGGTCTGAAAAAGTGCCTAAAAGAATTCATACTGGTTTGAatgcaaagggtggtcacaccaaatattgatttgatttagatttttccttGGTTCACTcaatttgcattttgttaattgataaaaaaaataataataataatattcctatttttgcattcttattttactttttttcacatctgcctaagacttttgaaAAGTACTGTATGTAATGCAAAAAATTGACAATCAGGCAAAATCCCTTATTAACATTACTAACATGCTATAAAGTGCACTAAAGATTAGATAGAGATTTTTTTGTACGAGACCAATAGTATGTGAATTTCATGTACTTTCCTGTGAGATATTACAGTATGTAAACACCGGACACTACATCGGCTTAAATGTACCAAAATGCAATGCAGTAGTAACATCAACATTTATAAGACACATTGGTGGACAAAACAATAACGCTTCAATCCGAGTGTAAGATAAGATTCTGCTTCTGCTAGTTAAGgcgtaatattttttaaattaggtCAGCTGAGGCGACACGCATCTTCAGCCAGCAAGGTggctgacaggaagtgacatgtTAATTACAGCTACATTACAGCTACATACTACTGTTTattgacacaaaactacaataGTACACATGTAGTGCATAATGTGCGATTCAGGACGTTGTTTCAGAATTAAGGCTAAAATCAACTAAAATGGCTGACAGTAAGTTATAGTTTACTAAAAAGTAAACACTGATGGATTTTGGACACATTGAGTGTTGcctttaaaattacaattaagaAGTTTCACTATTTGACAACATTATTCTACATATGTTGTGtctactttacttaagtaatatcAAACTTATATTGAGTAAGATATTTCCATGATGACATTTTGATGACTGCAGTGTTAtatcaaatgcaaaatcaataCAGGAGATATGACTGCTTCTATACAAAAACATTCATCCGGACTAGTTCTAATTTCAACACGGCcgcaaaaaaacagttttgatgCAGATCTCAAGTAACGAACAGACGAACACACCTCGCTGGTTCCAGGTTGCCCAAACAAATTCCTTAGTCAATCCTTTCAAATAAGGAAATCTCTCACAGAAGAAAACATTATTGGCATTTGGTTCTTGGCATTTTCAGAGAGGAATGTGTTTTAGGTATATTGAATTTCCTCTTTTAGTCTGGCATGTTGGTCTGCATAAAAGTGACAGAAGAACGTTTCTTTCTCTGACTATTGTTTCATCTTCAAAAGCACCTTAAAGTCCACTGGACATACTGCATGTGAAACTGAAACTGGTTTCTgtattctatgtctttttttctgtcaacctaaacagaaaacatatattaatgtattaaaACAATGTGAGATTATACCAAATGTAAACTGAATTGAAACCACACTGGACCAGTGTTATGTCACAGTGCATCAAAACATTACTAAtggattctgtattttttttttaatatatcgaATAGTAGATATTATATCTAATGCATATCAAACTGTCCAAGATAGATACCAACCACTCGCACCAATGCTTTTTACACATTACAAATACGCAGTTgtcagtttattaggtacacctgctAAAACTAATGCAGTCAGTGTAAGGCATCCTACTTTTAcgaaattatacattttctgttgaaaCTGGGTATTGACTCaactttatgaaaaataaaatggaaactgTATTTGTACAATTCACTATGGCTTATTCTGGATCTTTGGAAACCTTGgtatctgcaattttttttaaagataacatAATTGAAATTCAGGGCAGATGAAGCAAATCGATTTACATTTAAGAATTTAAAAGTTTAGCATACATTAGTTTTAAACTTACTAGAAGTTTGTAATGATGCACCTGCTGAAAGTTGAATAGTTTTGAATATAAATAAAGCACTGCTTTTGAACTACACTACTACTACAACTTCTGTAGTATCTCACCTGTGTGGAGAACGGAGACTGGAGGAAAGCCACCCCATTCTTGGGGACCTCTATCCGATACCCCGGTGGCAGGAAGGCATTGAAGCCCAAGACAAGGTCTGGGTGTCCATGGAAGAGCTGTGACACACGGTTTATCACTCCTGGTGTGTCGATGCTATTTAAGACAACAGGCAAAGACAGAAATATGTGgtgtgaaaacagaaaaataaagatgaaCTTCCTCCCTCATAAACTCCTAATCAAAAACAACGTTGCAGcttagtttaaaaataaataaatgaccatTTCTGTTAACCTACAGCTACATTTCAGGAGAATATAAATTGCTGAATAATTAGAGTGGATGCAGCAATTCCTTAGTTATTGataaatgccttaaaatgtgTGGCTGATCCCTGGGTACTTGTATTTTGCAACGTAATCAAACGCTCCACCATTCAGTATCTCAAGAGAGACTGTTTTAAGGAATAcagtcattaaaaatgtattactgaAACTAATTTAGTAAGGAACTTCTGGCATAAATACCTCTGTGACTTGAACTCTTTCATGATGTCGAGAAACTTGTTGTATATGCCAGGATCATTGGCAAAACGAATTTTGACTTGGTCCAGATATGACAAGGCATCTTCAACctagacagaaagaaaaaaaaatcgttAATGCAGACCTGTggagaagcttttttttaaataaacatcctGTTAGTATTGTTGATGGTGAAGGTCCTAAATGATGACAATCCTGCTCTTTAACATGTTTAACAAGACAATGGCTTGTCTGCACGGTTTCTCATTAATTAATTGTATATATTGGCAAGTACTACAATCAGATTCGAAAGGGTGCAACTAACAAACCTAAATATTTTCATTCCTTAATACTATATATgggcttttttttccaaatgaagTGTTATAAATAGGTGATGTTTGCCTTCTCCATTGTCAGCTGAAGTGCTGTATCAACAAATGCACTAGTTAGCTGTACAAGCTGTACAAGTACccgctaaataaataaataaatgggcgAATACAACCGAGCAGCTTTTGTTCAGTGGACCTCAGCTCTCTTTATTCACAACATCCAAAGCTGAGGTTGGGTTACGATTAAAAAATATGTGCTCCCAGTCACACAAAGCGTTGTGACACACAGAGCCCATCTGAAGGGGGTTGttgaagctaacgttagccaacaGCCAGTTAACTGACGGTAATAACTCCACGAGCACTTacaacacctacacacacacacgtttataCAATACGTTTAGTCACAGCTGGTCCCCGGCCAACTGGCAAAAACAGCACCATCATATACAACTACTGCGGTAACAAAGAGATGTGTAATGAAGCTGCTAATCAAGTGAAATAGCCGTTGTTGGCTAGCCTGGCTGCCGTCCTCCACTTTGTTCAGGGAGGCTGAAAAAGGAAGAAGGAGGAACTTCCCACCACCGAGGGTTAGTTACCGTCTGCTCCTCACAGCCTCCTATTGACACCGTAAATAACTAACTAGCGCTAACTCCACTGtcactcacacattcatacatgaAACACAGCTTCCACATCTAACCTTAAATGTCAATGTTCGGCTGTTTAGCCATGAATTACTTTTAATAGGCCAGCGAGCTAACTGAGGCTAGCCAGCCGCTGCTTTCACTCCTCTCGACGTgaggcagaaagagaaaagCCTCCGATCGGAGCAACGATACGACGAACAAAATGGTTGTGACTCTGAGGGACTTTTCCCTTGTCGTGTCTTCTTACCTTCAGCTTCTggaagtgctgctgctgcacttgCTTTTGTGTTATAACGTAAGGCTTGTCTTGGATTTGGTTTATTTGCTTGGCGGTGCTGTGCGCCTGAATCTTCGCCATTATCCCGGCGACAGGAGGCTGGAGAGCCGCTACCACAACTTGAAGCTTCGCTGTTACCTCCAGTTGTTGGCTAGCCGACAAACCTTCCTCTCGGTCGGGAAGCCAGCCTGCCAGCAAGCAGCCCTACTTTGCCTAGCTGGACAGTCTCGGCACAGCGCAGAAAGGGACGGGAAACCCAGCAGAGTGGAGGTGATGACAGACAAGCTGCTACTCGCTGCGACTTTGATGAAACATCGCCGCTGAATACAACAAGCTGAGGCAAGACGCGTCGGAAAAGAAGCTAAGGGACAATGGTTGTCGTTTATCGTATTTAAAATAACTatcgcctgtctctttaaattcGGCGGCAGCGGTCTGTCTTGGCGTCCGGAAGCCAGAGTAGGAgtgaaaaattgaaaaaaagaaaaaagaaaaaggctgaaaaatTGAAGTGCGCAGCCGCAGCGATGGGAGGAGCTGAGTTTTCAAGAATCAGATTGCTCCACTCCCCCTTCACTGCTACAAAGGAACAATGTTGCTCCGTGCAAAGCGATAGCTTCATACTCCTCACTGTACCCACAACTACATGATCAACGACAGAATGAGCGCAGACTGTGAGGCGGATCGATACAGGGCTAATGCTAGTTATCTGCAGCTCATTCAGCGAGCATGTGAGCAAAGTGCAGCACTGTTTCACCTCGTTCGATACTACAGTGGGAGGCAGTTGTCAACAACTTTTCCGTGTTTTGAATGCATTTCAAGAAACACAGGAGAAAATAATCAGATATAAAATCATTTATTAGTGACTGACATGTACATAGTCAAACATCAAGAGGAGTAACGAGCATGAAAAACATTTGTGATTTGCATTTTCTGACTACTGTAGTATGGCCATTTTGCCACTGAAAGGTGCAGGAAGGGATCTCCTTTATATTTTCTGAACAACTAGGTGTCCCACTAAGAGGCTTTGGCAGCAAGTTTCCACCGTTGTAGCCATTGTTGAAAAGTCAGTCCTCCTTTACTGATCTCAGGCAGGACATGCTGGGTTGGCTTGTTCCACCTACAtgtatgaaaacacacaaaacagaaaaagttaaccAGGTTTCCCTGAAAGGAATACCTCACCCCCAGATGATCATTTGTGTATCAATTAATCACCTCATGTTACCTTTTATTTCAAGAACAAAACTTATTGTTATCGCATGCCTCTACAGTGAACAAAGAATCCAAAAATAGGGGGGGGGGTTGTTGATGAATTGAAGTTAATGGAGGCTGTGTTTATCCAGTTTCATGTCTACTACTTcccaaacatgcattttcactaaaCTTTTACTATTAAAACAATTTGGCTGTCTCACTGTCAAGTAATGCACCTGTACAAGTGTGAGACTGTTTATGTggaggtgttttttgtttgagtAGTAATGAGCATTGACTGGATAAATTTAACTGCACAAGTTGTGTCACAGTTTGCATCAAAGATTTTCTCCGTTTTTGGATTATTTGTTCACACTGGAGGCCTGCaagaaaaatgtgatcaaaCCATGAAAATACAAGCAATAATTCTCCTTTACAGACAATTTTTAAAAGAGAACTACACACTGAAAATGCCAAGTGTTGTTCATCCATTATTTCACAATAAGTTAGGCCTTACCAGTGAGAGATGGCAATTTTGACTTTGGCCCCATAAGAAAGGCCTTGAGCACTACGTTGAGTGAGGCTTCTGACTCTTGGAACCAGAGCCTCGAGAAGCTTCTGATCCTCCTCCACGACTTTAGACAGCAGAGCTAAGAGGCACGGTGTAGACAAACAATAGTTTTGTTGttagaaaaatgtataattattcttaaaactttttttccttggCTCCGGGAACATCGATATACACTATTCATCATAGTGTACAAACAGCACTTTCTAACATTGTATTTTAAGCATGATAAGAGCTTTACTCTTGACGAGTTCCCCTGATTACCTTTTTGATCAGAAGCAGGAAGCAACTCTGCTTCCTTCTGTATTTTCTGCCGAGTAGCAGAGTGAAGTTGCAGTAACTGACGGAGAAAACGCAACTCAAGCTGCTGGGAGCGCGCCTGGGAACACAATTCCTCTGGAGCCTGAAGTGTaacaaaaaaggagaaaatttaGTCAGAGAAGAGGCAAAGAAGATTTTTGTTACAACAGACTGTTTGATTATGCCCGAACTCACCCTGTACAGTGGGAATGCCAGGCTCTGACATAAGCTGAAAAAGGTCGGAGACTGCAATCGATGGATGGACAGCCATGACGCAGGGATTCTTTGCATTctgaaacagcagaaaaaatatggAGTGACTTGGGTTTACCCCTTCAGGTATATCAGGTAACATGTTCTTACCCGTCAATAGTCCTACGGTCCAGAGCAGGAAGCGAAACCGTTCCCAACTGTCTGGCCTCCTTGGAAATAGAGTTCCTCTGACCGCTGGCTGCAGTGATGACAGCATGAAACAGCGGCACCAGTTTGCCCTGGACAAATTCTTGTAACTGAAACAGGACAGAGGGATAGAAATCATCAAGAGATGTTCAGAAATTAGATTTTCTTGTGGATCGAGTTTTTAGTTTCAAAAGGCCATTTCTTTCACCACAGATCAAAgcaaatcatataaataatcTTTCTACTTTAGTGTCATAGATGGAGAACATCTTCACCTCTGTATGCAGTCGGATGAGCTCCGTCTTGGCTGTGGAGTTCCCTTTAATCAGTCCTCTGATATGCTCCTGTCTGAGAACCTGGAGACACACAACAGGACATGTTAAATGATAAATGTTGGAGAATATTGTCACCTCTATGTTTTAAAAttcataaaagtatatatagCATATCAAGATGTTTATATACAGGCAGCTAACAGCACACATAGCCAACTCCTGAGGACCCCATTTCCCTAATATAAATGGGGTTATAtcatataaataatgatatacgactgatatattttaaaccattttgaaaatgcttgatcCAGGAATAATACTGGCAGAGGTAATGAGAGATTTCATGTTGTCAATGTAGTCTCACCACGAGTTGTCTGAAGTCAAGGATGCTCTGCCACTGGCTGCGGAGGTTCCTAAGCGCCTCCTGGCGGCTTCGAGCATGCTGGTCCAGCTGGATACAGCTGTCTCTGATATGATCTCTGGCTGCTGCCTGCATCACACACTGAAGTTCCACCTCGAGAGCTGACCTGACagcaacaaagacaaaacaaagaactaaggaaaaaaaagacaaatttgttCAATCCTCAGTTACAAATGCTTGACTATAATAAGCTTCTACTAGCGAAAGACTCTGTGGCTACTTTCTGACAGGAAAGATAATAAACTCTTTTCATGATTTGTGGGCACCTCATCAACAAACTCTAGTTAGTCCACTTACAGTGCCATGGTGTCATTGTGAAGCTCATCAGCAATGCCAGACACCTCCTGCTCAGCCTCCTCCTTACGGGCCTGCAGCTGGTTTTGGAGCCGCTGGACTCTGGAGCGAGTCTGGGCCAGTTCCACCAAACAGTGCTCCACCTCTTCCCAAGCATCCTGGAATCAAAAAATGACAAGTCCAcaaataaaattactttaatcataatcataatgccagaaaacacatgaacatgtttttttctcttctgtgaGCTCCCTGAATATCACATTACAATGTCTGTGTGTTCGTGCAATTAGCACCTGTAAGAGGCTCTTAACTGGTGGCAACTCATTATCCTCTTCTGTTGACATGTCCAGTAGGTGATTGCCTTCATAATGGAACCTGCAATTAAAGTGCTACATAAATACTCCGATGCTGAAAACTATATTCTTTGAGAACTTTATAATAAGTTAAAGCTTACCGTAGAGCTGTCACATCCCGCGTCACATCCAGAGAGGCGAGTTTCTCCTGTAGTTCCTTCTGCTCTCTGGAAGCCAAATACTCCAATGCTGAGAGGATGTGGCTTGGAGGATAACCATCCAACATGTTCTGATGATGACAATGATGTTGAGCGGCATGTTAATTGAAAGGGAAAATAAACGTATATgcacaagtaaaaaaatacaccaaccTGTACAGCACTGAGCCAGTACTGAAACACAGCAGTCCTTTGTTCACGACTCATactgagaggaaaaagagagataTGTGATTATTTCAAGTAAGAAACAGTTGAGAATATTCAGTAAGACATTTGTGAATAGTTGATTTCTTAAACATTGTATCCGCTGTAGTCCTTACTGTTTGGCTGCAGAGTGTGCTGTTTTCAGTTCACTCTCTTGTAAAGACTGATAGAAGTGGACTCTGTCGCCACACAGCTCTCTCACTTCTCGCTAattgaaaaaagtaaaacagtgattttaaatgtCTGAAAGCATGGGGGAAAAACAGAGCGCCCACATCCAACCACATCACTCACAAAATACCACCACACTCATATGATCATATACCACTATCATATGTTGCTTTCTTTTTCACTAGTGGAACTTGCAAGAAGCAAGCAGCTGGCAAAAGA from Centropristis striata isolate RG_2023a ecotype Rhode Island chromosome 9, C.striata_1.0, whole genome shotgun sequence encodes the following:
- the haus5 gene encoding HAUS augmin-like complex subunit 5, producing the protein MADRNLVRELKRWATEEFNLPPDRLPDDSYFKTLCVGSGKSIWKYIIQHVYQQRNVRIMHGNLQWYKVLQDKKLKQAEGQSEAAKQKELQRKIEQLRAEISHLDSQISGTEEQLATQEKSINRTWAQVEDSKRRELLLQAFRQGCTLGSKVLSDDMQKISGHCQSLEQMAKKAEIEVLFDNKPSSSSDCDNLNSKAAAEAQVLREVRELCGDRVHFYQSLQESELKTAHSAAKHMSREQRTAVFQYWLSAVQNMLDGYPPSHILSALEYLASREQKELQEKLASLDVTRDVTALRFHYEGNHLLDMSTEEDNELPPVKSLLQDAWEEVEHCLVELAQTRSRVQRLQNQLQARKEEAEQEVSGIADELHNDTMALSALEVELQCVMQAAARDHIRDSCIQLDQHARSRQEALRNLRSQWQSILDFRQLVVLRQEHIRGLIKGNSTAKTELIRLHTELQEFVQGKLVPLFHAVITAASGQRNSISKEARQLGTVSLPALDRRTIDGMQRIPASWLSIHRLQSPTFFSLCQSLAFPLYRAPEELCSQARSQQLELRFLRQLLQLHSATRQKIQKEAELLPASDQKALLSKVVEEDQKLLEALVPRVRSLTQRSAQGLSYGAKVKIAISHWWNKPTQHVLPEISKGGLTFQQWLQRWKLAAKAS